TTCCATTCGCTATTTTCCTATAAAGAAATTTATGAAGACGTGTCAGCAAGAAAAGAATTAGTCAAATAATTCAACATTGCAATTCCAGCCAATGAAAGATACCACCAATGTGGcaaataacaaaataatagaGCTTAATTCATATTTACCATACCACATAGAGAGATCCGTTCTCTAACTTTGATTATAACAAAAGTAGTTAGGTTAAGCAATAATGCACCTAGATCCTGTAAGATCCTGACAGAAACTGTCATACAACATTAAACAGCATCCAATTCCCCACCTGTATACATGCCTGAATGCGGCTGTTGCTGCTTCCCAACtgtaaaattttatttgaaatgcGTGTAATATGTCCAATGTTTCCTACCCGAGGTGCACATTTTCCGGCAGCAGGTAAAGTAGGCTGTTTGAGCAAAGAAGAGTTAAGCtgactgcataatcatgtagctTTATAACAGCTCCTGATTCTTTATTTATAATGGCTCTTAGGAAAATGGGGAAAAGTTGCATGATTAGAGCATCAACCTGATTACTGTCACCAGAAAGAACTGGATTTTTGTCAGTTTGAAGAAATTTCCCAATCAAATCACATTCTTGAAGAAGATGATCAACTATTGCATCATTCTTGCTTTCAAGACACGATAATATTATACTCCCCACATGATGATGTAATGCATTGTTGTATGGGTACCTGCATAATTTGAAATAAAGAATCAATCTTGAGCCTGCTGGCAGAAAAGATCCAACACCTACCTCAGGAAGACATCAAGCACTTTCTTCAAGATTCAAACTCCAATAAGTTTTTTAATTCAATTCAAGACGCCGGTTTTAAGCAAGAGCTTACTCAAAGAAAAGATCAATAACTCGCTGAATGGTTCCTGTGTTGACCAATTCCTTCTCTGCAGCTTCATTTCCAATTCTCAACAGCACAGCAATAAACTCCACAATCTGAAATAAAAGCAAAAATTCAGAAATAACACATGCGCCTATTGCACCTACAAAGTTTGATATGCATTACAAACACCAAAAGAATCAAACAAGTGTCAGTCATCAGATTGAGTATTCCATTTTGGTTGGTACATGAGACTTATGATGAGAATATAGTATGAACCTTTAGACGATGCTTCCCAAGAGGCGGCCTCAAGTCTCCATATGTGGTAGGCAAAATTTTCTCATCAGAGGACACATTCAAAAGCATGAGTAAGTCACCTACACAAACAAACGCAGCCTTCAAGACCATGGCTAAAATGAAAGGCAACAGGTTCCAAGCACCTAGGAATATACAAAAATGATTACATACAACTTTCAGCAAAAGAAACCCACTCACCAAGCTTAGGCAGCATAGCATTGACAGTCTCTGAATTCACAGGAATTGAAGGTTCGTACATATGTTGATGTCGGAAAGAATGCATCAAGGGAGAAACAATTGCTGATCTTTTGGGATCCAACAACGAGATGCAAACTGAGAGTGAGTGTATAAGGCCAGATTTTGAATGTGAATTTTCCAATGCATGACCAAATATCCTTGCAACAAAGCTGCATATGAACATATACAAAATTACAGGTCAAGTCACAAACATAAACAAAGTAGAGAATTGAAATGGCAATGCATATAGGGAGGGAACACAAAGTAACTGAATCTCAGAAACCTTGGACTAGAGAGTTTAGTGGCTAAAGCTGATGGGGAATTCCGTGTTATTGTACATAATGTTTCTGCTGCATTAGCATGAACTTCAGGAGGACACTAGtcaatttagaaaaataaaagcaGGTTGTGAGGTATTTGTTACGAGAAGAATGGCATGCcgtgaaaatattaaaacaacattACGCCAGAATACAACAGAAAATTCTCTTACTGATGGACTCAATTTATCAACAATCATTTCCAGCAAATTGCTATCAGCTAACCATTGCATTACATCCAAAAAATTGGGATATACATGATCATCACCTCCTACTAACCGAACCAAAACCTGTGAAAATAAGCATCTCATCTCAACGCTCATCCAAAACGTATGAAAAGACAAACCATATAAAACTCACTACTGCACTAAACCAGGAAAAAGAAACTACTCAGGCACCTCCATGATGGATGTGATTCCTATCAAATCAACCAGTTGGCGAAACACGTCTTGATGTACCTGTTACAAAGCTGTCTCAGTAAATCCATATAAACAAAACATGCTGTCTTTCATAGTTCAGAGATTATAGACCACAAAGAAGCCCAATATTGTCATGCAAGTCATTACACTTGTAGTGTCACTACTGTACAAAACTCAGAGAACCAACTCACCAGATGAAAAGGATCTATAATCTACAGAATTGTTAACAACACCCATAATTTAGCACGTTTAAGTTAACTTACAGGAGACAAATTATGTAGATGCATCATGCACATCCATGCCAAAGTTCAACTGAGGCACAAGATGAAGTTCAAACTGACAGTCTACATTCATACATGTCTCGGTTACACTAATCATCCAGATTTACAGGTTCTCGAATGCATCATCAAACAACATGAATGAAACAGATAAGCAAATTTCTGAGGAATCTAGGAATGTGATGGTAAGCACAAAATGTTTACTTACTTGAACATAGTTCATAATTGGAACAGTCTTCCGTAGCATAAGGCAGACAACAACCTAAAGTGCCACAGCAAAAGAAACCTATTAAGTGGTAATAATAACCAAAGCAGTAATCAAACTAAAAATGATTGAACCAGCACAGAAACTACCTTACTGAAATAACCAGCTAGCAAGGCACTATGAGGACGGTTTGGTTCCAAGAAGGAGAAGAGTAAGTTCATCAACTGCAACAAGGAGACAAGCATAAGAAACAAAATCGTGGCAGTTTTCATAACTAAAAATGCATAATCAAGAACGAAAATGAAATACCTGTTCCTCCTCCACTAAAGTCTTCAGAATAACATCTATCTCACATGTAAATATCTCACAGGCTATGAATGGGAACCTAGATACATAAAAGAACACATCATTATGAAAGGAATGACTAACATCAGATAAGTTGCAAGCCAACAAACTAGAAAGATTTATTTTTCCTGATTCTTCGTTAAATGAAAATTACTTACTTGAAGACCCGTTTGCTGTCAGCATCCTCTGGAGGTTCTTCAACAACATATCGCAATAACTGCTCAACTTGAGCTCTATCTCGCAGACTGCAAATAAAATATTGAGCAAATCATGAGCATCAAGCAAGACTAATCATCTATTAGATTCTACAAAGACTCCGACATTCACTAATAAtcaattgaaaagaaaaacttaaGGAAAAGGCACAATGTTATATAGTGGCAAGAATTACAAGTTGATGAGCCGACTGTTTAAAGCTTTACACTCTTGGATTATTTCTTCCTCATCCAGAAGCTCTTCCAAAGTAAAGTTTTCCTTGTCTAATATTGACTCCACCTACAAATGAGTATCGAGTCAATGAAATTAACCAGAATCCcagtaaacaaaaaaaaaatcaataactcGAC
Above is a genomic segment from Gossypium arboreum isolate Shixiya-1 chromosome 8, ASM2569848v2, whole genome shotgun sequence containing:
- the LOC108469934 gene encoding uncharacterized protein LOC108469934 isoform X2, with the translated sequence MFWKLTSLSASSPVESILDKENFTLEELLDEEEIIQECKALNSRLINFLRDRAQVEQLLRYVVEEPPEDADSKRVFKFPFIACEIFTCEIDVILKTLVEEEQLMNLLFSFLEPNRPHSALLAGYFSKVVVCLMLRKTVPIMNYVQVHQDVFRQLVDLIGITSIMEVLVRLVGGDDHVYPNFLDVMQWLADSNLLEMIVDKLSPSCPPEVHANAAETLCTITRNSPSALATKLSSPSFVARIFGHALENSHSKSGLIHSLSVCISLLDPKRSAIVSPLMHSFRHQHMYEPSIPVNSETVNAMLPKLGDLLMLLNVSSDEKILPTTYGDLRPPLGKHRLKIVEFIAVLLRIGNEAAEKELVNTGTIQRVIDLFFEYPYNNALHHHVGSIILSCLESKNDAIVDHLLQECDLIGKFLQTDKNPVLSGDSNQPTLPAAGKCAPRVGNIGHITRISNKILQLGSSNSRIQACIQENSEWNEWQANVLQERNAVENVYRWACGRPTAFQDRTRDSDEDDLHDRDYDVAALANNLSQAFSYKIYGNDDNEEDHGGLGRDDEDVYFDDESAEVVISSLRLSDDQGSLFTNSNWFAFQDDKIGNEPMATSPTEVFDDVNLNGTANGGNSSSDDEVIVGEEDELNESKQSMNGTSTSDAMNGFKNSMNGGVLDPQGEKANASNDMGFFRFDTTENKDLLGDRPLPEWVGWGESSDFQVGGLSKNPFLDDDSSDVNLPRNIETVMTDVAQPSNGEPILANGSSDSMDMSDGSVSSNSSKKSPPSVRSLFEEDVEFVGVELEGTEKAMEQALKEGIVGEAGPLKRNIIPHVPEKENSDEVGAGIKEFNDANYWRVDKEVAVSE
- the LOC108469934 gene encoding uncharacterized protein LOC108469934 isoform X1, which produces MFWKLTSLSASSPVESILDKENFTLEELLDEEEIIQECKALNSRLINFLRDRAQVEQLLRYVVEEPPEDADSKRVFKFPFIACEIFTCEIDVILKTLVEEEQLMNLLFSFLEPNRPHSALLAGYFSKVVVCLMLRKTVPIMNYVQVHQDVFRQLVDLIGITSIMEVLVRLVGGDDHVYPNFLDVMQWLADSNLLEMIVDKLSPSCPPEVHANAAETLCTITRNSPSALATKLSSPSFVARIFGHALENSHSKSGLIHSLSVCISLLDPKRSAIVSPLMHSFRHQHMYEPSIPVNSETVNAMLPKLGDLLMLLNVSSDEKILPTTYGDLRPPLGKHRLKIVEFIAVLLRIGNEAAEKELVNTGTIQRVIDLFFEYPYNNALHHHVGSIILSCLESKNDAIVDHLLQECDLIGKFLQTDKNPVLSGDSNQPTLPAAGKCAPRVGNIGHITRISNKILQLGSSNSRIQACIQENSEWNEWQANVLQERNAVENVYRWACGRPTAFQDRTRDSDEDDLHDRDYDVAALANNLSQAFSYKIYGNDDNEEDHGGLGRDDEDVYFDDESAEVVISSLRLSDDQGSSLFTNSNWFAFQDDKIGNEPMATSPTEVFDDVNLNGTANGGNSSSDDEVIVGEEDELNESKQSMNGTSTSDAMNGFKNSMNGGVLDPQGEKANASNDMGFFRFDTTENKDLLGDRPLPEWVGWGESSDFQVGGLSKNPFLDDDSSDVNLPRNIETVMTDVAQPSNGEPILANGSSDSMDMSDGSVSSNSSKKSPPSVRSLFEEDVEFVGVELEGTEKAMEQALKEGIVGEAGPLKRNIIPHVPEKENSDEVGAGIKEFNDANYWRVDKEVAVSE